A genomic segment from Gossypium hirsutum isolate 1008001.06 chromosome D04, Gossypium_hirsutum_v2.1, whole genome shotgun sequence encodes:
- the LOC107898425 gene encoding aluminum-activated malate transporter 8 translates to MDIGSTSQEKARFFAGAWGRFKALPGQLMARIISIAKSIKKLGQDDPRRLIHSFKVGLALSLVSLLYYARPLYDGFGVAGMWAVLTVVVVFEFTVGGTLSKCLNRGFATFLAGGLGIGADYFASLFGKQGEPIVLGILVFVLAAAATFSRFFPRIKARYDYGVLIFILTFSLVAVSGYRVDELVVLAHQRLSTIIMGGATCMLISIFICPVWAGEDLHKAVASNLEKLATYLEGFGDVYFQSCKDEGSGVGSKDGNGKSFLHQGYRSILNSKNSEESLANFARWEPGHGRFPLHYPWKHYLKIGALARQCAYQIEAINGCINSDIQASEEFKSKIEGPCSRMSSECGKALKALATSMKTMTDPSSANPHVENSKAAMKDLKFALKASSMENADFLAIVPVATVGSVLVEITKCIQKISEAVHELSQRAHFSKTVEPTVSPEKPQQQQQLLHRGIVRPVPDTSDDGNSDDVVITIEEITTDSPEKGRPDQHRVLKPGQV, encoded by the exons ATGGATATTGGGTCAACATCTCAAGAGAAAGCCAGGTTTTTTGCCGGTGCATGGGGCAGGTTTAAGGCCTTGCCTGGTCAGTTGATGGCCAGAATTATATCAATTGCCAAGAGCATCAAAAAGCTTGGGCAAGATGACCCAAGAAGGCTCATTCACTCCTTCAAAGTGGGACTTGCTCTCTCCTTGGTGTCATTGTTGTACTACGCTAGGCCTCTCTATGATGGTTTTGGGGTGGCTGGAATGTGGGCAGTGCTAACagttgtggttgtatttgaattTACAGTAG GTGGAACTCTAAGCAAGTGCTTGAATAGAGGCTTCGCAACATTTCTAGCTGGTGGCCTTGGGATTGGAGCAGATTACTTTGCAAGCTTATTTGGAAAGCAAGGAGAACCCATTGTCCTGGGAATCCTTGTTTTTGTACTAG CTGCAGCAGCAACATTTTCAAGGTTTTTCCCAAGGATCAAGGCAAGATATGATTATGGAGTTTTGATATTTATACTGACCTTCAGCTTGGTAGCTGTTTCGGGGTACCGAGTGGATGAATTGGTAGTGCTAGCTCATCAAAGACTATCGACAATTATAATGGGGGGAGCAACTTGTATGCTTATATCCATTTTTATTTGTCCAGTATGGGCTGGTGAAGATCTTCACAAGGCAGTCGCTTCCAACCTGGAAAAGCTTGCTACTTACCTAGAAG GATTTGGAGATGTATATTTCCAATCGTGTAAAGATGAAGGGAGTGGTGTGGGTTCAAAGGATGGCAATGGCAAGTCATTTCTTCACCAGGGATATAGAAGTATTCTAAACTCAAAAAACAGTGAAGAATCTTTG GCAAATTTCGCAAGATGGGAGCCTGGACATGGCCGCTTCCCACTTCATTATCCGTGGAAACACTACTTGAAGATTGGAGCTCTGGCTCGACAATGTGCCTATCAGATTGAAGCTATTAATGGCTGCATTAATTCTGATATCCAG GCATCAGAAGAGTTCAAAAGTAAGATTGAAGGACCATGTTCTAGAATGAGTTCAGAATGCGGTAAGGCATTAAAAGCATTAGCCACATCCATGAAAACGATGACAGATCCTTCCTCTGCGAATCCCCATGTAGAGAACTCCAAAGCTGCCATGAAAGACCTCAAATTTGCTCTCAAAGCTTCCTCCATGGAGAATGCAGACTTCCTAGCAATAGTGCCGGTCGCCACGGTGGGTTCTGTCCTGGTTGAGATAACCAAATGCATTCAGAAAATATCGGAAGCAGTCCATGAACTTTCCCAACGAGCTCATTTCAGCAAGACTGTGGAACCAACTGTTTCACCGGAGAAACCACAGCAACAGCAGCAGCTGCTTCACCGGGGAATAGTCCGACCAGTTCCGGACACTTCTGACGATGGGAATAGCGACGATGTTGTCATCACAATAGAAGAAATCACCACCGATTCGCCGGAGAAGGGAAGGCCCGATCAGCATCGGGTGCTAAAGCCTGGCCAAGTGTAA